A single window of Haliotis asinina isolate JCU_RB_2024 chromosome 5, JCU_Hal_asi_v2, whole genome shotgun sequence DNA harbors:
- the LOC137284437 gene encoding uncharacterized protein: MDENTLAYHTKLHQWYELHRLNRSGDMASLKLPEDGAHLTPQKAVEIDLWRKEVNKIFVKPKKIEKKSEFWRCHVSAPTSATKYYNNSDPRRVKSARFFSNRNKTVDINALPSHLAEMSIHYNRERRGVYTPGFSSEDLLVKGKKQELHLPQFLRAIRGQGSDEGMNQRGGTHVSIPHPVRDCEVSTNNESGVCTETVDEAPDGQKAIVCDRSQSNNLLNVMSIDDCKMGLRYRPQRVISSHELERCDDSINDESNIDENGNAHPLRISQGTGSGMTPVSQTRINSLLSAQRIKHKHLVINGNHVAPERPQSAILTRAFDTILQENSMLSTPLHPKEVRFFAGSKDLGHSTNGKHIYQRLNSTLKNKMNNVVKARCDGLRPKDSISAHVQYNGTDSLKFSKRSTATESLISDDAKQL, from the coding sequence ATGGATGAGAACACGCTTGCCTATCACACTAAGCTTCACCAATGGTATGAGCTCCACAGACTTAACCGTAGTGGAGACATGGCCAGTCTCAAGCTCCCAGAAGATGGAGCTCATCTCACTCCGCAGAAGGCTGTTGAAATTGACCTTTGGAGAAAGGAGGTCAATAAAATTTTTGTGAAACCAAAGAAGATTGAGAAGAAATCTGAATTCTGGAGATGTCATGTGAGCGCTCCAACCTCGGCTACAAAATATTACAACAACTCTGACCCACGACGGGTTAAATCAGCCAGATTCTTCTCAAACAGGAACAAAACAGTTGATATCAATGCTTTGCCATCTCACTTGGCTGAAATGTCCATCCATTACAACCGTGAAAGAAGAGGCGTTTATACACCAGGGTTCTCATCTGAAGATCTGCTGGTTAAGGGTAAGAAGCAAGAGCTTCACCTACCACAATTTCTCCGAGCAATCCGAGGTCAAGGGTCAGATGAAGGGATGAATCAAAGAGGTGGCACCCATGTTTCCATCCCACATCCTGTACGTGATTGTGAAGTTTCAACCAACAATGAGTCCGGTGTATGCACAGAGACAGTTGACGAAGCTCCAGACGGCCAAAAAGCTATTGTCTGTGATCGCTCTCAGTCAAACAACCTCCTGAATGTCATGTCTATCGATGACTGTAAAATGGGTCTCAGATATCGCCCACAACGAGTGATTAGCTCTCATGAGCTGGAAAGATGTGAtgattcaataaatgatgaaagtaACATAGATGAAAATGGGAATGCTCATCCCTTACGAATTAGCCAAGGGACAGGATCAGGAATGACACCAGTCTCCCAAACAAGAATAAATTCATTACTTTCTGCTCAGAGAATAAAACACAAGCACTTGGTTATAAATGGCAACCATGTGGCTCCAGAACGGCCTCAGTCGGCAATCCTGACTCGAGCCTTTGACACTATCCTACAAGAAAACTCCATGCTGTCGACCCCACTGCACCCAAAGGAGGTTCGTTTCTTTGCTGGCAGCAAGGACCTGGGACACTCCACCAATGGTAAGCATATTTATCAAAGACTAAACTCAACACTTAAGAACAAAATGAACAATGTGGTGAAGGCACGGTGTGATGGTTTAAGACCAAAGGACTCAATAAGCGCTCATGTGCAATACAATGGAACAGACAGCCTTAAGTTCAGTAAACGGTCAACAGCCACAGAATCTCTTATCTCTGATGATGCTAAGCAGCTGTAA